The Candidatus Cloacimonadota bacterium genome includes the window TGGTCTCAGAAAAAGCCGATAGCTTCATCGAAGAAATGCAACATAATATTGAAAAAAAGCAAAGTTTTGAAGAGAAGTTGCGTTACTTCTTACAAGCACCAGTAGAGTATATTTGTGCGGAAATGCCAATCTGGTTGGATGGGCTGAAAAGCATCCCCTTTAATAGCAAAAAGCATTTTGAGCAATACAGAATCCAGAACCGCAATAAAATGTTGGAGTTATTAATGGGGATCATCCAAGAAGGTATTGCCGAAGGAATGGTATCCGATCAAATATCGCAAGAACGGCTTTGTGAAGTAATAAACGACTGGTTTCTGATGGGTGATCTTTCCATAATGGTTGTAGATTTTGAAGGTTTTTTAAGCCGGATTGAGCGCGATCATGACGTAATATTGAAATTAATTTTATATGGAATATTGAAAAGAGGTACAACATGAAGAAGTGGATAGCATTAGTGATAGGAACAGGCTGCTGTCTTACTCTTTCGGCGATCACGTTGGGTGAAAGCATCCAATTGGCAAAACAAAACAACAAGGAGTTGCTTGTAGCCACCGAAGAAATATCCAAAGCAGATGAACAATATCGAGACGTGCGAGGCAGTTTATTGCCCCAATTGAA containing:
- a CDS encoding TetR/AcrR family transcriptional regulator encodes the protein MNQSRDKKQMILDVASRVFSKYGYNKTSLDEIATEARIAKGTIYYYFTSKEDLFINVVSEKADSFIEEMQHNIEKKQSFEEKLRYFLQAPVEYICAEMPIWLDGLKSIPFNSKKHFEQYRIQNRNKMLELLMGIIQEGIAEGMVSDQISQERLCEVINDWFLMGDLSIMVVDFEGFLSRIERDHDVILKLILYGILKRGTT